The following proteins come from a genomic window of Nitrospira sp.:
- a CDS encoding ATP-dependent DNA ligase clustered with Ku protein, LigD: protein MKKTSVDQSALILHGVTITHPDRLVFEEGAITKGEVARYYAAVAPFLLEEIRGRPLSLLRCPSGIDADCFYQRNLGFGLGTDVHPFVWKYKGRSYKYIYVQDEKGLIEMIQMGVIELHPWGATIDHIHTPDRMIFDLDPDPTVPFSEVKQAAWEIRDRLKQAGLESTLKCTGGKGLHVVVSLAPTSSWEQVKDWARALAHTMVRAAPDTYVATITKSKRAGKILIDFFRNDYTATGIAGYSLRARPGAPVAVPLKWRELAALKSADQFRMNAVLERIKRRTPEKAPPKQLLPKVIEQG from the coding sequence ATGAAGAAAACCAGCGTCGACCAATCTGCGCTGATTTTGCATGGTGTGACGATCACGCATCCCGACCGGCTTGTCTTTGAAGAGGGAGCGATCACCAAAGGGGAGGTGGCTCGGTACTATGCCGCCGTCGCGCCCTTTCTCTTGGAAGAAATACGAGGCCGTCCGCTGAGTTTGTTGAGATGTCCGAGCGGCATCGACGCCGACTGTTTTTATCAACGCAATCTCGGCTTTGGATTGGGCACGGATGTCCACCCGTTTGTGTGGAAGTATAAAGGCAGAAGCTACAAATATATCTATGTGCAGGACGAAAAGGGACTCATAGAGATGATCCAGATGGGGGTCATTGAACTACATCCTTGGGGCGCCACCATCGACCACATCCATACTCCGGACCGGATGATTTTCGACCTGGACCCGGATCCCACCGTGCCGTTCTCGGAGGTCAAGCAAGCGGCGTGGGAAATCCGAGATCGGCTCAAACAGGCAGGTCTCGAAAGCACGTTGAAGTGCACGGGCGGGAAAGGACTGCATGTCGTGGTGTCGTTGGCGCCGACCAGCAGCTGGGAGCAGGTCAAAGACTGGGCAAGGGCCTTGGCTCATACGATGGTACGAGCGGCGCCGGACACATACGTCGCGACGATTACCAAATCCAAGCGAGCCGGGAAAATCCTGATCGATTTCTTCAGGAATGATTATACCGCCACCGGTATCGCCGGCTATTCTTTGCGTGCCCGTCCGGGGGCGCCGGTCGCCGTTCCGTTGAAGTGGCGCGAACTGGCCGCCTTAAAAAGCGCCGACCAATTCCGCATGAACGCGGTTCTAGAACGGATCAAACGCCGCACACCGGAGAAAGCGCCGCCGAAACAGCTGTTGCCGAAGGTAATAGAGCAAGGGTGA